A stretch of the Candidatus Omnitrophota bacterium genome encodes the following:
- a CDS encoding PilZ domain-containing protein — protein sequence MIDKRKYPRIVRAFMSWFKFMHPNTVPPLPKDWDIVTARDLGAGGMLFNYDRPIPVGTQIQLKIVFPFTKEPINCIGTVIRNEKVVSTKYPALYHVAAEFSTIGEDNKAVIDKVAKEVYSAKCHLSSV from the coding sequence ATGATAGACAAGCGTAAGTATCCAAGGATTGTCAGGGCGTTCATGTCATGGTTTAAGTTCATGCACCCTAACACTGTTCCACCGCTTCCAAAAGACTGGGACATTGTTACAGCCAGAGACCTTGGCGCGGGCGGCATGCTCTTTAATTATGACAGGCCTATACCTGTAGGAACCCAGATACAGCTTAAGATAGTATTTCCTTTCACAAAGGAGCCTATCAACTGCATAGGGACGGTAATACGCAATGAAAAGGTTGTCAGCACCAAATACCCGGCGCTTTATCATGTAGCGGCCGAATTCTCAACCATAGGAGAAGATAATAAGGCCGTGATTGACAAAGTAGCCAAAGAGGTGTATTCAGCCAAATGCCATCTCTCGTCAGTATGA
- the groL gene encoding chaperonin GroEL (60 kDa chaperone family; promotes refolding of misfolded polypeptides especially under stressful conditions; forms two stacked rings of heptamers to form a barrel-shaped 14mer; ends can be capped by GroES; misfolded proteins enter the barrel where they are refolded when GroES binds), whose translation MAKQIIYSDEARRKLQAGLDKLADAVKVTLGPKGRNVVLDKKFGSPTITKDGVTVAKEIELEDPYENMGAELVKEVASKTSDIAGDGTTTATILAQSIYREGLKNVTAGANPMALKRGIEKAVETVVGFLNSISKPVKGHTEISQVATISANGDTTVGNLIADAMEKVGKDGVITVEEAKSMATTLDVVEGMQFDQGYLSPYFVTDAEKMEVSLEDPYVLIHEKKISVMKDMLPLLEKIARTGKPLLIIAEDVEGEALATLVVNKLRGTFMCAAVKAPGYGDRRKAMLEDIAILTNGKAITEDLGIKLENITLDDLGKAKRVSIDKENTTIVEGAGKQADIKGRINQIKRQIEETDSDYDKEKLQERLAKIAGGVAVINVGAATETEMKEKKARVEDALHATRAASEEGIVAGGGVALLRAIPKIEDLKLKGDEKVGANIVKRALEEPIRKIAENAGAEGSVVVEKVKGEKQNVGYDAQKGEYVDMVSSGIIDPAKVTRTALQNAASISALLLTTETLITDIPEKDKPAMPPMPGGGMGGGMGMM comes from the coding sequence ATGGCAAAACAGATCATATACAGCGATGAGGCAAGGCGCAAATTACAGGCAGGCCTTGACAAGCTTGCCGACGCCGTAAAGGTCACTTTGGGCCCCAAAGGCAGAAACGTTGTCTTAGACAAGAAATTCGGTTCACCGACAATCACAAAAGACGGTGTTACGGTTGCCAAGGAAATAGAGCTTGAGGACCCGTATGAGAATATGGGCGCAGAGCTTGTAAAAGAGGTTGCTTCAAAGACGTCTGATATCGCCGGAGACGGCACTACAACGGCGACGATACTTGCCCAGTCTATTTACAGGGAAGGCTTAAAGAACGTCACGGCAGGCGCTAACCCCATGGCTTTAAAGCGCGGTATTGAAAAAGCGGTTGAAACCGTGGTGGGATTTTTGAATTCAATATCAAAGCCGGTTAAGGGCCATACCGAAATATCCCAGGTTGCCACAATATCGGCAAACGGCGATACAACTGTCGGTAACCTTATAGCTGATGCCATGGAAAAAGTTGGCAAAGACGGCGTTATTACTGTTGAAGAGGCAAAGTCAATGGCGACAACCCTTGATGTCGTGGAAGGTATGCAATTTGACCAGGGTTATCTATCGCCTTATTTTGTGACAGATGCTGAAAAAATGGAGGTCTCGCTGGAAGACCCGTATGTGCTTATACATGAAAAGAAGATATCTGTAATGAAAGATATGCTTCCTCTGCTTGAAAAGATAGCAAGGACCGGCAAACCTCTTCTTATTATAGCCGAAGACGTGGAAGGCGAGGCGCTGGCAACATTAGTTGTTAACAAACTTCGCGGCACTTTCATGTGCGCGGCAGTAAAAGCGCCCGGATACGGCGACAGAAGGAAAGCCATGCTTGAAGATATCGCTATACTTACAAACGGCAAGGCCATAACCGAAGACCTTGGCATCAAGCTTGAGAATATAACACTTGATGACCTCGGCAAGGCGAAGAGGGTGTCTATTGACAAAGAAAATACCACGATTGTTGAAGGCGCCGGAAAACAGGCTGACATCAAGGGAAGGATTAACCAGATAAAGCGCCAGATTGAGGAAACGGATTCCGATTATGACAAGGAAAAGCTCCAGGAGCGCCTTGCCAAAATAGCGGGCGGTGTGGCTGTTATCAATGTAGGCGCCGCGACTGAAACGGAAATGAAAGAAAAGAAAGCGCGCGTTGAGGATGCCTTGCACGCTACAAGGGCCGCCAGTGAAGAGGGTATTGTCGCGGGCGGAGGCGTTGCCTTGCTTCGTGCTATACCAAAGATTGAAGATCTCAAGCTTAAAGGCGATGAGAAGGTGGGCGCTAATATCGTGAAAAGAGCGCTGGAAGAGCCTATCAGAAAGATAGCCGAGAATGCCGGTGCAGAAGGTTCTGTTGTGGTAGAGAAAGTCAAAGGTGAAAAGCAAAATGTCGGATATGATGCTCAAAAAGGCGAGTATGTTGACATGGTAAGCTCGGGTATAATTGATCCTGCCAAGGTTACCAGGACAGCGCTTCAGAACGCGGCCAGCATATCGGCACTGCTTCTTACAACGGAAACCCTTATAACCGATATTCCGGAAAAAGATAAGCCCGCTATGCCGCCTATGCCGGGTGGAGGCATGGGAGGCGGGATGGGGATGATGTAA
- the groES gene encoding co-chaperone GroES, whose product MAKIQPLGDRVLVQPLEAEEKTKGGIILPDTAKEKQQEGKVIAVGKGKTEDGKLISLEVKVGDKVLYGKYSGTEIKIDGEDMLIVKEEDILAIVK is encoded by the coding sequence ATGGCAAAGATTCAACCATTAGGCGACAGGGTCCTTGTCCAGCCATTAGAGGCTGAAGAAAAGACAAAGGGTGGTATTATTTTACCTGATACCGCTAAAGAAAAACAGCAGGAAGGCAAAGTGATAGCAGTAGGAAAAGGCAAGACAGAGGATGGAAAACTTATCTCTCTGGAAGTAAAGGTCGGAGACAAGGTGCTTTATGGAAAATACTCTGGCACCGAGATAAAGATTGACGGCGAAGACATGCTTATCGTAAAGGAAGAAGATATTCTTGCTATAGTAAAATAG